ACATCAGTTCCAATAATTTTTCTATTATCAAAGTTAGAAGGACAAGAGGCTAGACAAAGCATATATACAGAGGTTCAAAGAGAGTCTAGACACTGTTCAGTTGTGGTTTTAAGTGAACTTAAGAAGGGCTTTACATCTGACATCCTCTGTTCCAGTACCCAGCAAGGGCCAAGGTCTTGTACCCTAGTGAACAGACCCAAATCACTTTTCATTGACCCTATATATCCATAGGAAATACTTTTGTAATGTTTgatgggaaaaaaaccttttcatcCTGGTTCCACATGGAATATAGATGGAAGTATAATTACCTAGTCAACTTCTGCATTGGGGACACACATCAACAAGGATGTGGTATTAGCTGCTATAGTagcaggtttttgttttttagaaaaatacataGAGTTTTGGATTTGAGAATGAGTCATTTTTACACTCTGATCtcatcttcctcttcttcctcatccATAAAAGAAAAGTCTCTTCCCCTCTTTGGTTTGTCTTCTGCGACAAATGATCTGTCTCTAGACTTAGAATGGTTGTCTTTGGTAGCTTGACTGTTGGTTACTCTAGGCATTCTGCTTTCTGAATTAGGGGCACGTGATGAGTAACATGTTGGTGGAGGATCCATTTTCCAAGAAGATACAGAGCCATTTCCATCAAGGTCATCAAGGCTATGGTCCAGgtccttctcccattgacttttgtcCATGACACTTAAGATATCCCCTAACATAGATGGGCCTAGGTCAATATGGAATGACATGATAGACTCTGCATGCTTCATACCAGAGCTACTCTTTGGTGCAGGCTCTGGCAAGTCTGTTAGTTCTCCAAATTCCCTCTCTACAGAGGCTGCATCAGGAACAGTTGCTGGACTTTGAGCAGATGCCCCATTTAAATGCTGCTCTTCATGCACCTTCTTTACTGGGCTGGAGGAGAGGCTTTTTGGCATTTTCTTGGAAGAAGTCTTTTCAGCCTCCTTCTCAGTCAACTGGGGCaaggaaacagcattttttacGAAGATAGCAGAGTCCCTGAGGGAACCTAACATGTCTCTGCGGTCACTGCGTGTCACTGAAAGTGACCGTTTGCTGCTGCGAAAAGTTCTAGAAAGCAACCCTGGCTTGGAAACAGGTTCTTCTGATTCTGGTTGATTATCGCCTTTGCTGCTGAGAAAAGATGTATCTCCAAAGGCATCACCCGCCCTTCCAATGTGCATTGTGTGCCGAAAATCGCCCAGTGGAGCACTGATCATTTCTGCTGTGAGGTCTGCCCGTGAGCGCCTCTTTGAGGCAGTGGGATGGGTGACCAGCTGCTTAAGTATAGGCATTTTTATACCTGTGAATCTGTTGTTTAACAGAAGCACCTTATTCTATTGAAAAAGGCTCCTTATTTGCTTTTTCACAACCAGAAAATGAGTCACAAGTGAAGCGTGTGCACCCAATGTTACTCAACAGGACGTTCCAGGAAAACAAGTTAACTTCCAGCTCCAACCATCCATTAGAATCtaaacagagaaataaaaaaaaacatcacataaGAAGCTTAAATATTACCAGCAATGCAATACAGTAAAAATACCTTATATATCATTGAATACAAAATATCCAGCTGATGTACAAATCATTACTCACACCAAAAGCATCAATTACTTTTTAATACAGTataattttctataaatataattcATCAATGCCGAATCACATAAAAGGGCAGCGTGTTTGCAGGTGTGTTACGCTATGGATATTGTCATAAACAGAATTAAGCAAAACACCCAAAACATCTCCAGATTAAGAACACCCAGAATGCCCAGCAGCTTTTCACAGTTTTGCTCACAGACTTTACTACAATAGGCAGCAATAATCCATGTGCTAATGGAATAGAACCAACCAAAAACCTCCCCTTCGTCacccatttaataaaaaatgcaatgcaatgtGTAGCCTTCTCTTGACCAGATCAGATAAAGCCAGATAGAGAACTGATTGTCTGATTGAGTGGCTGGCTGTACAGTCAGTAACGTAACAAAACAATGTTTAAGCTTAGGAAAAATCAGAATTAAGTGCAGTGAAGAAACATCAAACCCACCTCTCATCCCATCTCCTAAAGTGTAAAGACTGAGAGGTCCATTCAATGCTGGGATTAGGCTTTTCATTTGAGACTGGCCCCATTTACTTAAAAATGTAGTCGCTATAGACGTGTTTGGGCATTAACACTGACAGCTGTCAGAATGAGTGTTCTCCAAGAAGGAAGGAGAGTGACAGATGCAACCAAGTAGAAAACAAGGAATTGTAGCTGAGATGTTGCCTGACAGTTGTGCTAATAGCCTTAGTGGTTTATCTTTAAAGAAAACAAGCAAGAAAAGTCCGGCACTGCTAACCCATGTGAAGTTTTCACCCTTAGGCTTCTTCTTATTCATAGACCTGTCAGTCACACAGAAAAAGTGAAAACTATTCATGGAAAAGGCACATTCCTTacaatgcagctcctggtaatcTGTCCTGAGAAGAAATTGGGTAATTTGAGGAAGGTGTGGACCTCAAGTAACAGAGAGCCCTAAGAAATCTTGCAATATGTGATTACCAGTAATAAAACTGGATGACTTGGACCAAGAACACCagaaagtttaaaataaattctaaacAAGTACATATAGTGCAGTTCACACAGCGCGTTTGGGGCAGTTCCTTTATTTATAGCTAAAGCAGGCCATATACCCATGAT
The Xenopus laevis strain J_2021 chromosome 9_10S, Xenopus_laevis_v10.1, whole genome shotgun sequence DNA segment above includes these coding regions:
- the cdc42ep4.S gene encoding uncharacterized protein LOC431917 — encoded protein: MPILKQLVTHPTASKRRSRADLTAEMISAPLGDFRHTMHIGRAGDAFGDTSFLSSKGDNQPESEEPVSKPGLLSRTFRSSKRSLSVTRSDRRDMLGSLRDSAIFVKNAVSLPQLTEKEAEKTSSKKMPKSLSSSPVKKVHEEQHLNGASAQSPATVPDAASVEREFGELTDLPEPAPKSSSGMKHAESIMSFHIDLGPSMLGDILSVMDKSQWEKDLDHSLDDLDGNGSVSSWKMDPPPTCYSSRAPNSESRMPRVTNSQATKDNHSKSRDRSFVAEDKPKRGRDFSFMDEEEEEDEIRV